One region of Zingiber officinale cultivar Zhangliang chromosome 7B, Zo_v1.1, whole genome shotgun sequence genomic DNA includes:
- the LOC122004723 gene encoding protein LYK5-like, with protein MAILFLILLLFSSSSWCCHAQQLYINNKQMACSDNSSSTLGYVCNGPHSCSSFLTFRSAAFYNSSVSIAYILATDASNISRINGVDDVVSTFPDDQFVLVPLSCSCSGGLYQHNASFNVRANDDYFKIVNDTYQGLTTCQALAAQNSYNPRNLSVYLRLNVPVRCACPTAAQASRGIRYLLNYLVTWGDDIPTIATRFRADEQAVRDGNNLSADAVIFPFTTLLVPLTSEPTRDLIVTPSQPAGPTPESGSSSTNKGVFIGVGSGVGCNVVIKLMIDNVAVGKELMPHRNNNIGGGASTSNSNNAGEESHGSATPIKKLTRNRGLIIQEASIVDESLETATATKNGKRKHLFL; from the exons ATGGCGATCCTCTTTctcatcctcctcctcttctcctcctcctcctggtGCTGCCACGCCCAGCAGCTCTACATAAACAACAAGCAGATGGCCTGCTCCGACAACAGCAGCTCCACCCTCGGCTACGTCTGCAACGGCCCCCACTCCTGCTCCTCCTTCCTCACCTTCCGCTCCGCAGCTTTCTACAACTCTTCAGTATCCATAGCGTACATCCTCGCAACCGACGCCTCCAACATCTCCCGCATCAACGGCGTCGACGATGTCGTCTCCACCTTCCCCGACGACCAGTTCGTCCTCGTCCCTTTGTCCTGCTCCTGTTCTGGCGGCCTCTACCAGCACAACGCCTCCTTCAACGTGAGGGCCAATGATGACTACTTTAAAATTGTCAACGACACCTACCAAGGGCTCACCACCTGCCAGGCCCTCGCCGCTCAGAACTCCTACAACCCTAGAAACCTCAGCGTCTACCTCCGGTTGAACGTCCCCGTCCGTTGTGCCTGCCCCACCGCCGCCCAAGCCAGCCGCGGCATCAGGTACTTGCTCAACTACCTCGTTACCTGGGGCGATGACATCCCCACCATCGCCACCCGATTCCGAGCCGACGAGCAGGCGGTGCGGGACGGCAACAACCTCTCCGCCGACGCCGTCATCTTTCCCTTCACCACTCTGCTCGTCCCCCTCACGAGCGAACCGACACGAGACTTGATCGTGACTCCGTCGCAGCCGGCGGGCCCGACGCCTGAGTCCGGAAGCTCCTCCACCAACAAAGGGGTTTTCATCGGGGTCGGAAGCGGAGTCGGATGCAATGTTGTCATCAAA CTGATGATTGACAATGTTGCCGTCGGGAAAGAGCTGATGCCACACAGAAACAACAACATTGGTGGTGGTGCAAGTACATCCAACTCTAACAATGCTGGTGAGGAATCACATGGCTCTGCAACACCAATCAAAAAGCTGACTAGAAATCGGGGCTTGATCATACAAGAAGCCTCCATTGTCGATGAATCACTAGAAACTGCTACTGCCACAAAAAATGGCAAGAGAAAACATTTATTTCTATAG
- the LOC122007116 gene encoding non-structural maintenance of chromosomes element 4 homolog A-like isoform X1: MVRPTKQPDPANKRGGPAECGRAENGREEGDAGVASSAQQGTADRRVLRSRYLAVKHLISDKRDDIAGVDSGNFNSIITEVESLHELVQKPREQVADAEALLDIANTLVTSVKSQANEGITPSDFVNALLKKHGEVNGGESTGNTIHWSNLGCNVAYIFRNASGCSTMIGPMGNELKQRKAVVQRKRTRPTESRQPEELADTGTEVKTDTDKNMSTMFDILRRKKSVKLENLVLNRESFAQTVENIFALSFLVKEGRAEMTVNSNGQHIICRLFFGVSVFLLVFFILCGASHVLPLLSSAPRNAPAASAVASGEVSYSHFVFRFDFKDWKLMIDNVAVGKELMPHRNNNIGGGASTSNSNNAGEESQAPATPIKKLTRNRGLIIQEASIVDESLETATATKNGKRKHLFL, translated from the exons ATGGTGAGGCCCACGAAGCAGCCGGATCCTGCTAACAAAAGAGGCGGGCCGGCGGAGTGCGGCCGAGCAGAAAACGGTCGGGAGGAAGGCGATGCTGGAGTCGCTTCGTCAGCTCAGCAAGGAACGGCGGACCGTCGGGTTCTTCGATCCCGTTATTTGGCGGTGAAGCACCTGATCAGCG ATAAAAGAGATGACATTGCGGGAGTCGATTCTGGAAATTTCAACTCAATCATCACGGAGGTTGAAAGCTTGCACGAACTCG TCCAGAAGCCTAGGGAGCAGGTGGCAGATGCAGAAGCTCTTTTAGACATTGCCAACACCTTGGTAACATCTGTTAAGTCTCAAGCAAATGAAGGAATAACCCCTTCAGATTTCGTAAATGCTCTTCTAAAGAAACATGGAGAAGTAAATGGAGGAGAAAGCACTGGAAATACTATCCACTGGTCAAATCTTGGCTGTAATGTTGCCTATATTTTCAGGAATGCCTCTGGATGTTCTACAAT GATTGGTCCAATGGGGAATGAGTTGAAGCAGCGCAAGGCGGTTGTTCAGAGAAAGCGAACAAGACCAACTGAAAGTCGTCAGCCAGAAGAG CTTGCAGATACTGGAACTGAGGTTAAAACTGATACCGACAAAAACATGTCGACCATGTTTGACATCCTAAGGAGAAAGAAAAGTGTAAAGCTGGAAAACTTGGTGCTGAATAGAGAATCATTTGCACAGACTGTAGAAAATATATTCGCTTTGTCATTTCTGGTAAAAGAGGGAAGAGCAGAGATGACTGTGAATAGCAACGGCCAACATATTATTTGTAGGCTTTTCTTTGGTGTTTCAGTATTTCTATTGGTCTTTTTTATCCTCTGTGGTGCTTCTCATGTGCTTCCCCTTCTTTCATCAGCTCCAAGAAATGCCCCCGCAGCCTCTGCAGTTGCATCAGGTGAAGTCTCATACAGTCATTTTGTATTCAGATTTGACTTCAAGGACTGGAAG CTGATGATTGACAATGTTGCCGTCGGGAAAGAGCTGATGCCACACAGAAACAACAACATTGGTGGTGGTGCAAGTACATCCAACTCTAACAATGCTGGTGAGGAATCACAAGCCCCTGCAACACCAATCAAAAAGCTGACTAGAAATCGGGGATTGATCATACAAGAAGCCTCCATTGTCGATGAATCACTAGAAACTGCTACTGCAACAAAAAATGGCAAGAGAAAACATTTATTTCTATAG
- the LOC122007115 gene encoding uncharacterized protein At3g52155, chloroplastic-like — MITMRGSRPLYCHSGGGGVCSGGAPAPSLFSPSPNHTARRTQCLSVSTAVPEVSDQPSALPLSLRRRLILLRHAASRLSDRLTKDHDRPLSKAGRNDAISISNKLQQMGWIPELILSSDAARTKETLQIMQENAQGFSEAEVYFMPSFYPIAAMDGQTAEHLQKAICEYSRDEILTVMCMGHNRGWEEAASIFSGAVVELKTCNAALLESKGKSWEEAFAQAGLGGWRLHEVVTP; from the exons ATGATAACGATGAGAGGGAGCAGGCCTCTCTACTGCCACAGCGGCGGCGGTGGCGTATGTAGCGGTGGCGCTCCAGCTCCCTCACTGTTTTCCCCTTCTCCAAATCACACAGCTCGCCGGACCCAGTGTCTCTCCGTTTCCACTGCCGTGCCGGAAGTCTCGGACCAGCCCTCCGCGTTGCCACTCTCCCTCCGCCGCCGGCTTATTCTCCTCCGTCACGCTGCGAGCAGGCTCAGCGACCGGCTCACTAAAG ATCATGATCGCCCATTGAGTAAAGCAGGCAGAAATGATGCAATAAGCATCTCCAACAAGCTTCAGCAGATGGGCTGGATACCTGAGCTCATTCTGTCAAG TGATGCTGCCAGAACAAAGGAAACTCTTCAAATCATGCAAGAGAATGCACAGGGATTCTCTGAAGCAGAGGTATATTTCATGCCAAGCTTTTATCCTATAGCAGCTATGGACGGCCAGACAGCGGAGCACCTTCAGAAGGCTATTTGTGAATATTCAAGGGATGAGATCCTTACAGTGAT GTGCATGGGGCACAATAGAGGCTGGGAGGAAGCAGCATCAATATTCTCTGGTGCAGTGGTAGAACTTAAGACTTGCAATGCAGCTTTACTTGAATCTAAGGGAAAATCATGGGAGGAG GCTTTTGCACAAGCTGGCCTGGGGGGGTGGAGGCTACATGAAGTGGTGACACCTTAA
- the LOC122007116 gene encoding non-structural maintenance of chromosomes element 4 homolog A-like isoform X2 encodes MVRPTKQPDPANKRGGPAECGRAENGREEGDAGVASSAQQGTADRRVLRSRYLAVKHLISDKRDDIAGVDSGNFNSIITEVESLHELVQKPREQVADAEALLDIANTLVTSVKSQANEGITPSDFVNALLKKHGEVNGGESTGNTIHWSNLGCNVAYIFRNASGCSTMIGPMGNELKQRKAVVQRKRTRPTESRQPEELADTGTEVKTDTDKNMSTMFDILRRKKSVKLENLVLNRESFAQTVENIFALSFLVKEGRAEMTVNSNGQHIISPRNAPAASAVASGEVSYSHFVFRFDFKDWKLMIDNVAVGKELMPHRNNNIGGGASTSNSNNAGEESQAPATPIKKLTRNRGLIIQEASIVDESLETATATKNGKRKHLFL; translated from the exons ATGGTGAGGCCCACGAAGCAGCCGGATCCTGCTAACAAAAGAGGCGGGCCGGCGGAGTGCGGCCGAGCAGAAAACGGTCGGGAGGAAGGCGATGCTGGAGTCGCTTCGTCAGCTCAGCAAGGAACGGCGGACCGTCGGGTTCTTCGATCCCGTTATTTGGCGGTGAAGCACCTGATCAGCG ATAAAAGAGATGACATTGCGGGAGTCGATTCTGGAAATTTCAACTCAATCATCACGGAGGTTGAAAGCTTGCACGAACTCG TCCAGAAGCCTAGGGAGCAGGTGGCAGATGCAGAAGCTCTTTTAGACATTGCCAACACCTTGGTAACATCTGTTAAGTCTCAAGCAAATGAAGGAATAACCCCTTCAGATTTCGTAAATGCTCTTCTAAAGAAACATGGAGAAGTAAATGGAGGAGAAAGCACTGGAAATACTATCCACTGGTCAAATCTTGGCTGTAATGTTGCCTATATTTTCAGGAATGCCTCTGGATGTTCTACAAT GATTGGTCCAATGGGGAATGAGTTGAAGCAGCGCAAGGCGGTTGTTCAGAGAAAGCGAACAAGACCAACTGAAAGTCGTCAGCCAGAAGAG CTTGCAGATACTGGAACTGAGGTTAAAACTGATACCGACAAAAACATGTCGACCATGTTTGACATCCTAAGGAGAAAGAAAAGTGTAAAGCTGGAAAACTTGGTGCTGAATAGAGAATCATTTGCACAGACTGTAGAAAATATATTCGCTTTGTCATTTCTGGTAAAAGAGGGAAGAGCAGAGATGACTGTGAATAGCAACGGCCAACATATTATTT CTCCAAGAAATGCCCCCGCAGCCTCTGCAGTTGCATCAGGTGAAGTCTCATACAGTCATTTTGTATTCAGATTTGACTTCAAGGACTGGAAG CTGATGATTGACAATGTTGCCGTCGGGAAAGAGCTGATGCCACACAGAAACAACAACATTGGTGGTGGTGCAAGTACATCCAACTCTAACAATGCTGGTGAGGAATCACAAGCCCCTGCAACACCAATCAAAAAGCTGACTAGAAATCGGGGATTGATCATACAAGAAGCCTCCATTGTCGATGAATCACTAGAAACTGCTACTGCAACAAAAAATGGCAAGAGAAAACATTTATTTCTATAG